The following nucleotide sequence is from Synchiropus splendidus isolate RoL2022-P1 chromosome 1, RoL_Sspl_1.0, whole genome shotgun sequence.
GCGCATGtggcactttaatgtaaataaaacacctctattatcattggtctgatgtgatgcGACTCGATatattggcagcatgatgcttgTGATCCATTTATTATCTGCATCTGTGTTCAAGGCCTCACTCTGTAAGAAAAAGTTgcgcttatagtctggaaattacggtccTTCAGGTGCCAATATTGTCATCAGAAATGTAGTCTACTAGTTGGCAGTCAGAGATATGGTCCATCACTTACTCATATAATGGCACATCCCCGTATGAGATGCTGAACAAGCTTTGACAAACATGCCTAAAAACTTGCAGTCTATTCCAAACTTTTAGCTGTTACCTGCACAATACGTTTAAACCCTGTTCCTATCCTCAAGAAGGTGACAATGAGTGCGAACTCTGCTTCAACACGATATCAAAAGTACCATACCAAACTTTTACCAACTCTCTATAGAGTCAAAGTGCGCAACAGTTCAGACCAAAGGAGTGATCGCTGTCTGTCCTGTTTATATCACAAAGGTCCTTGATCAGTGGTGAAGAATCCGCcgtccttctttttctttcgtttCAGTCTGTGAGCCCTCCAGCAGATAGTGGCCACAAGCAGCATCAGAACACCAACACACAGCAGCGCCACCGACACGACCTTCGTCTGGAGCTGAGTGTTAAAGGTGAACGTCACACCTGTGCCTGCCATCCCAATCACCAGTGAGATCACCCCGAAAGGGAACACGCATCGGTACCAGGACTTTTCAGTGCCGCCCGTGGCCTGAGCCAGACGCTCCAGTGTCGGGTGCGACTCAGGGGATTTGACAGTGTCTCTTCCAGCATTTCCTTCGCCATTCATTCCCTGGTTGACTGAGTCCGGTGATAAACTGTTTGCCTGTGTGGTGGTCGTGCAGTCCAGGTCTGGGTGAAAGACAGGTGCAGGTGGCTGGCGCCCAGAGGAGCAGCCCATTTTACTGATACCGTCCTTATATGTGAATGTGCAAAAGTCTGCCAGCAGTTCTCTCCGCAGGAGTATGGGCTCCTACAAAAGATTTCTCTGGTGCTGTGACTGACACAAAGTGTCTCCTCGTGATGCTGATCCGTCCTTGTCTGCAATGAGAGGACAAGATAACTCAAAAGAGATGCGGAGATCGGAAAGAAAACAAGCATAttcagggtaaaaaaaaaaacaacaacaacaaagcacgAGCAACAATATTTCTGTTATTCGTGCCACGTGTGTGAGGATCAGCTCGGCGAAGAATCAGCTCACCCTTTATTTCCAGTTGTGAGTGATGAATGGGTTTCCTCAGCGCAGCCTCCTCTCCCGAGCTGCCCGCTGAAATAGCGGCAGCCGACtagtgtgtgcgtatgtgttgTCATGCTCCTGCCCATGGACTTTATAATGACAAAgaagagggggaggggcttgAGCACAGCGTTAGACAGCTTTGCAATGCTCCTATTGGCTGGCGGGGGAAGAGGGTTTTCAGTGAGGGAAGACTGGTGGTGAGGGATGACCGCTCAGCACTCCTATTCGGAGGTATTAATGAATTATTTAGCGCAATCGGGAATGTGAGCGGCCCCCAGGTGGCAATATGATCAACGTCTTTGTGAAACACAGTGACAAAATCTCTTCATCTTGAGTAAGAGACATGAGTGAAGAGACCTGTGGCAGTGGAGCAATGAATTTAactgctttttttctgcattgatttGCTGTCAGCTCTCGAGTCGACATGCCTCCTTGAATGCATTCAGTGTTGTCCGACCGTGTTTGGCTGTGCTGTCACACTGTGATTAAAACCTCAAATATGAGCAATTTTCTGTGTTCCTCCAGGACAGAGTGGTTCTTTTACCTGCATAGTTTACATGATGGTCTACCCATCATTTGACTAGAAGCTGTAAGACGTGTGCCTTGCCGTTCACGTTGTTTGACAGACTTAAGAGTGGGGGTGTCAAATGGCTGAACAGTGCTGAGAAGTTGACATTCCATTTTTTACCTCGTGTCCAACCAATGACTTGACCTCATAACGCACGAGATAGATTTTTCCACATAACCACTTACAACAAATTCCCACATCTACATTTTGATAGAAAACGTCTTAATGGTCTCTTTGTACTGGCATGCAATATCTATAATCTTGAACTTTGAAATAGCATACCATTTTAGTCCAACACAGTATTTTAAACTCCTCTTGCTCACATGAAACGTGTTTGATGTGGCCGCCACTCAAGAGAATAATTTGGGCAGTTGTGGAACGGTAGAACATGTTCCTCCCTCTCGACTATAAATGTTATTAATAGTGAGTGGGTAGGTGGTGACCATTGTGGTTACgccattgtgtatttttttacatcatGGAAGTGAATGTTAAAGTTATAAATCCAAGAATGCATGCCAAGTTTCGCGAAAGACGGTGGGTGTGACATGACCTGATCACAAACCCTGGTAAAGTATGATGTTTTCCTCTCTCAGTTACATAGCTAAAGTCCTGGGAAGTATTTCGAGCTacattggatttttttcctGTACTCATTTATGACACTCCCTTTAAAATGCATGACTTTTCTCCACCTccttcatttttctgtcttccACTGTCACTCAAAGAGATGCATGTGCTTTGAGTAAAAAAACGACTCAATAGCTGACTGCCATTCGATAAACGTGTCATCACAGACAGGAGGTCACTCGGCAATACGTCTTTGTCGACGTCTACCTGCATTTCTAATGACTTCTGTTGGTCTTGAACCACTGATTTTGATAACAGGAAGCGccccattttatttcattcctgATTTGAGCTTGGTATCTTGCAGGCACAGCTGCTGCGGAGGAAACCGTTATCTCAGTGTTGGAGTGAACAGTTGGATCACTGGAGGATGAAAAAGTTGAAGCTTATTCAAGCAGAACCTCAAACAATACTTGAGGCGTTTATATAGAAAATGTGATGCTCAATTCCCAGGATTTCAGAATAGGGGACACTTTCCAAATGCTGTATATTCTTGAACCATATCATTGTTCATTTACTTTTGTCTCCAAATAGCGCATtagtttttcatattttttttaatttttttgactGTGAAAGTCACTTAAAACCTTTACTAAAAGCCTCTGATGTGCAACCAAATTTACTCCTTTCACTTGTGGAATGTGATGGATATGTTCATTGACACTACTGACACTAATAAGGTCAATTGCACAGCTGCTGGTCATAGAACCCGAGCTTGCATGAGAGTGTGGGAAAGATGGCAGCAGCCATATGGCGGCGTCTGCTAGGGCTCTAGATGGTGACACTTGCTAAATTTAATTTTTAGAAGAAGTCATTTTCCAACTTTCCAGCCACAGATAAGGATAAAAATCACTACCTCTTACCCTGAGATTATGATGCGCCTTTCTTATATCTCAAGATCCGGTTCAAGTGGAGTGTCTGAGATGACCTGTGCTGAACGATAAAACTTTCATATTACACTCCCATTTATCTTTTGCCTCTCAGCTACGCTGGCAGGATGCCTAGCTAGGTGCTGACCATGGGGCAACCTGTGTCAGAATCATGAGTTGCACAGTGAATGCCTCCTAGTTCCTTACAGGCAGTGAGAGGGGTAATCTGAGGAGAGGCAAGTCTGCAGTTAGGCTTGGGCTGTTGTACGTGTAACACCGGATAATAGAGCTGGGAAAACACAAAAGAACACAGCCAATTCTCTGAAAGGACACATCATTTTAAGAAGGGCATACAATTAGAATAATCCAGTCCAACTATTTTACACCATTCATCTCATTGTGAGCTCAACAACAAGCCAATTCTATATTTCTTTGTAAATCcccccccgacacacacacacagagaaaaggATATAACTGCTTTGACATTagaggatgatgatgctgaGTCTGGGTCACAGGAAccattgatttttctttttttttttaaatagtggtTGCTCAGTTAGCGGTCATGTATTTCCATCAACCAAAGAGCTGGTTTGAGAACCCACTCACGTTGAAACTGATTTATGGCAGGAGAAGTGACCTCAGCATTCTAAGCTACATTGTTAAACATGTATAAATATTGCATGTGAGGTGAAAGCGCTGCAAAAATATCCAATAGTCCTATCAATCCAAAGCCAAACTGCAGCATTAGTGCTCTAATTCAACTCCTTTTCTCCCTCAGGGTGCAGTTTGTGGATATGACACAAGCTGGTCATATCAGGACTGTTTTTCAACTGAATTATTTTGGGATTGACAATCTGTCTTTCACATATTGCAATTTCCAATAGTTGCCAATCATGAGTTTAGATGTTTTATGGCGctgaaaataacacattttgaGTGGAAGCCACCACAATCAAAACATGTTTCAGCTTCACCGCATTCAACGAAAATATGATGTGCCAGTGCAAGTCTTAGTTCAATAAGGGAAAGCAGCCGCTTTAAGGGCTTACACATCAATATTCGACAACTTcgacacctctctctctctccacagatATTGCACATTGACTTTGGCAATGCTGCCGCTGTGGCATGGAAAGAGAAATAAACACACTGGTTTAGCATAAAAGCCTTAATGACTGAGACCTAACAATTGGCTCATCGTGTTGCACAGGCACACACTCTTGACATGTATCTAACGTTACACTCAATATGGCCGAGACTGAAATGTGATAAAGAATGACGGTTTGTATGTTCAGGCAGGCACATGAAGACACATTATAAAAGGTCATTGAGGCCACTTGGGCTCGCGCCCTTGGGAGATAAGTGAAAAACAAGAGCCGAGTCGATATaagaaaaaatcatttttgttctCCTGAAGCATTAAGGGAAGCACTTCCGAGAACCAGCCTGATATTGTGTGATTAGATGAGAGGAAGTATGTGAAAACAAAGCCAATATTCAGGCAGACACTACTTATATACGACCAGTTGTTGTTTAGTGTGAAGTGAATAACTCTTGATGGGGCTTCACAATCCTTTGCTCTCCCTCAGGAGTCATAACAAAGAATGATTCTGGAGACGTGACTGCGTGTGGGAGCAGCGTCAGTGAAGATGGCATTTGTGCTGTCACTTCACTGTGACCATTTTCAAGGATCTTGCCCGGAAGGTCAGTCTAATAACAGAAAAACCGCCTGTCAATAATGGATCTTGTGAATGTTGCAATGCAAACAGTGAGAACACACGTTGCAGGGAGCGGAGCTgagtggagggaggaggtggagaagtgGAAGAACGATATACAAACACCTTCCATGCTACTGGCCACGGAGTTGTCGTCACTTGCTCATACTGCTTTGGGGTTGAGGACAGACACCCATGGCACACGTGTCATCTTGCACAGAAATATATCATTTTCAATccaatttaaaaataacaattacTTGTTGCCATTTGTTTTATCTGAAATTAAGAAATCTTAATGCAGATAGCGGAGGTATGTGGCATGCAGAAAGCATAAGGGAATAAAATGAGCAACAATTTGATAGAAAGTATTGTGGAATAGCATGAAACAACACCACAACAAAACAAgtgtatgatgaaaaaaaagccGTTGTCCAGGGGCTTTACATATTTTACTAGTGATTCTTTCTGAAGTGCATGAGAGTGTCAATGTGACAACTGTTTCCCGCACCACTCACCTCGCCTTATCATCtcacaagatttatttatttcattttaccaCCAGCAAACGTCACCTCCTCACTTGAGCTTGGCGGAATAAGAAGAAAGGCTCTGACGGCTGGCTCTCTGGGGGTCTCTCTAAAATAAGACATGTAGTGGCAGGAGGGTGAAAACTGCGAGAAGAAACTGCAGAACTGTTGCTCTCAAATATAGAAAGCATGAAGAGAAATCACATTCATATAACTTGATGAGTGCATTATGATACCGCATGCGTCTTTATTAAACACTGAGGCTATTGTAAGCAAGGACAAAAGCGTCCGACCGAAAAACGCAGAGGGGCGCTCCCACAAATATAGGTCACAATGCTCCGGCATAATtagttttcctttccttttctgTACGTAATTCAACAACCTGCACTATAAAGCACTGGGGATGGTCTACGACACAATGCACTTCTATTTGTCATTTCTGCATGGGTGGAACTCTTTAGGGTTGGGACTAAAGCTAAGAGAGGCAGATAACAGCACGGGCTGTGGGTGACCACAGAGTATGTGCCAATTACCAAGTCGGTGCATTGCTCAGCCTCACAGGCAAGGTTCACTTCAAAGCACTACAGAGGAGGATTGGGCCAACACACTGTTGCTAAAGGGATCGCTACAGTTACCACTATTCTGGAacattatgttttgttttgtggattTCTAGCGGGCTCATAATGTACTGGTAGAGAGATTGCGGTGAAGGACTGCATTGAGTCCTGTGAGCCTTTAAATGAACATGCATCAGAAACGGGAAAGACAGGAAACCACCGCATGCAGCCACTGATAAATTGCTTTGTACCTTTGTGAGCATGAGCCATCACTTTTGTTCATGTATCAGAACACATGAGCATTTTACATCCGTCACTATCAACCCGCGCTAATAGGACTTGCCTGATTTTAGATCCACTTTGGTGTGCATTCATGCCATTAGCGTACGTCTCATCCATATCTCAGAACAGGCAGACTAGTTCATACTAGGTAACTTAAGGGGAGTCAACTCAGGCTATCACCGCCAAAGTGCGAGGCTAAGGATCTCTTTAGTGAGGACAGATGGTTGACAGTCATATCTCTTGATGTCGTTTGTCCTGAAAAATACAGGAATAAATGATGAGTCagacaaaaaacattgaaaatatgaTGAAGTAGATACTAAGAACACACTTCTTCTTTAGATCTACAATTCATTCTTTTGTTTGACTTCATTCACAGCAGGCATTTCTGTAGTATTAAAACTAACTGATACTGTACTAAAGTATAGGTGAGGTTTATTAACTTGGCTTCATGTCCTTGCTCTCCAAACCATgtaacaacaatgaacacattCTTGATCGaaattagttttgtttttggcagccATCTTGGTTCTAGACATAGTCGTTTGGTTGAAAACTTTTTTAGTCACATGGCTATATGATTGTGATAGATTCAGTccaatttattttaatgaaaattgcaaaaaaaaaaaaaaaaaaactcccttaAACTTTCCTGTTTATGGAGATGCAATTCAATGCTATATTGTAGTTGGGGCAGAAACCTTTTGTCTCCATATTTCAACTTGTATTTTCTTCATGAACCATCACACAGCAATATTCTCTGTCGACTGGAACCTTGGAGCTCATCACTGCATTATACACACATCATACATAGACGTAGTCGGCTACTTTCAGAAACTGTAAAATATCCCTTAGCTTGCACCTTTCATTTATACAACAAGAGAGAATGCGACTCTGGAAAGATGCTTTTGAAAAATTCAGGCTAGAGTGGAGACCTTGAAAACATTCTGTCGCACGTTTGCATAtaaagtgggaaaaaaagaaaaggaaaggcGGATAATAGATGTCACTGTTCGTGACAGAACCTACACGCACACAAAAGTGTGACTGCAGTGAATTCCTTCCTCCTTGTGTGGAGAAGTGGAGACATTTTCCTGCCAACAAGAATCACGCGTTGCAGTTATTGCTTACTGAGCTTCAGCTTCTTGTTACACTGGCACCTAAAGTCATAAAGATATAGGCGATTACTTCTAAACAAGGCCTGAGGGCAGCAGGTGTGATTGGTTCCAGCTGCGTGCCATTAACTGTGAAGTCAGAAATCACTGgctgggagggaggaaggaaggtgaCACAATGAAACCAAACTAAATGTGGACCATGACATGTGGCTTTACTTCTGACATTTTGATGAACATATACTTCAAAACATGAGCAATGGATGAAGAGCACAGTAAGGTACACATGTCTACAAAGTAAACACAGGCTGCTTACAGTACAAGTTACTTGTTTAGTGTGGAACTTTGAAGAAAACTATATAACTCTATAGagattttcttctttctctcttgcAGGGCATAATCATATTTGAGGTCCAAGAAAAACCAAGACGCCagctcaaaacaaacatgatttgGAGTTTTCCGAGGTGTGGGTGAGAGACCAGAATCTGGTGCTGCTGCCATGCTGTTGAGCTAAGTTTGGCAGTTTGACTGTACCAGGTTCATGCTGCAAACCCATCTGACGCTGATCGCTGCCAAGCGT
It contains:
- the LOC128752311 gene encoding transmembrane protein 100-like — translated: MGCSSGRQPPAPVFHPDLDCTTTTQANSLSPDSVNQGMNGEGNAGRDTVKSPESHPTLERLAQATGGTEKSWYRCVFPFGVISLVIGMAGTGVTFTFNTQLQTKVVSVALLCVGVLMLLVATICWRAHRLKRKKKKDGGFFTTDQGPL